GCGCGCGCCGAACCCGCGCAGCATGGCGCCGATGTGGATGCGGACGCCGTCGAAGGCGTGATGGTGAAGAAGAAGAGTTCGGTCTATGTCCCCGGCCGCCCGAAGGGCGAATGGTTCAAGTGGAAACGCGATCCGTTCAATGTCGACGCCGTCTTGATGTATGCACAGCGCGGCTCGGGCAAGCGCTCATCCTTTTATTCGGACTATACGTTCGGCGTCTGGGCGCCGGGCGAGGACGGCGAGGAGCTGGTGCCGGTCGGCAAAGCCTATTTCGGTTTCACCGATGAGGAGCTGCTCGAACTCGATAAATTTGTCAGGAAGAACACGATCAACCGCTTCGGCCCGGTACGCGAGGTCACGCACGACCCCGATGAAGGTCTTGTGCTGGAAGTTGCGTTCGAAGGGCTCTCGCGTTCGACGCGCCACAAATCCGGCGTCGCCATGCGTTTCCCGCGCATTTCGCGCATCCGCTGGGACAAGCCGCCCCGCGAGGCCGACCGGATCGAACATCTCGAAGCTCTGCTCGGCTGAAAACTCATCACCCTTTCGTTGGTTGACACAAAACCACCACTCTGGAGTGATTATAAACTGCGTCCCACCCCTCCGCTCCGGAGACGAATTCATGCGAGTTTTCAAATTGTTGATCGCGACCGGCCTGATCGCCGCCGGCGCCACGGCCGTCCTCGCGCAGGATCTTGCTGCCGATCGCGAAGCCACGATGAAAAAGGTCGGCGGCGCCTTCGGAGCCGTGAACAAGATGAACCGCGGCCAGTCGCCCTATGACGGCGCTGCCGCCGCCGAGGCGTTCACTACGATCTCGACGAGCGCCAAGCATTTCGCGACGCTGTTCCCCGCCGACGGCAAAGCCGCCGGACGCTCGCTGCCGTCGATCTGGGAGAAGAAGGCGGATTTTGACGCGCGCGTCGAAAAACTCGCATCGAGTTCAGCTGCCGCCGCGACCGAAGCCGCAAAGGGCGAAGCCGAATTCAAGGCCGCGTTTGCGACCATCGGCCCGCAATGCGGCTCCTGCCACGAAACCTATCGCGGCGAGAAGCCGTAGGCGCCGGGCCGCAAGCGGACCCCAAAAGTCACGCGGCGCTTTTCAAATCCATCAAGCGCGCAGCGATCTCATAGCTTCGCTTGCGCTTGTCATGATCGAAGATCTGGGCCGTGAGGATCAACTCATCGGCCCGGGTCTTCGCGATGAACTCTTCCGTCTGCCGCTTGACGGTCTCGTAATTACCGACCGCCGTTGCCGACAGAACGGTCTGCAGCATCGCCTTCGCCCGGGGATCGAGATTTTCGCGATAGTTTTCGACCGGCGGCATCAAAAGGCCGGGATTTCCGGTGCGCAAAGCGACGAAAGCCTGATCGCGGCTCGACATCAGAAGATGCGCTTCCTCATCGCTTTCGGCGGCGAACATGTTGAAGCCGAGCATGACATAGGGCTTTTCAAGTTCAGCCGAGGGCTGGAAGCTTTCGCGGTAGAGCGCGATCGCCTCCATCATTTCCGCCGGCGCGAAATGCGAGGCGAAGGCGTAAGGCAGCCCGAGCGCCGCTGCGACCTGCGCACCGAACAGGCTTGAACCGAGAATATATATCGGCACGCGCGCACCATAGCCCGGCACCGCGCGCACGGGTTCGGCATGGCGGAAATACGCCATCAGCTCGATGACATCCTGCGGGAAGGCATTGGGATCAGATTTCAGATCGCGGCGCAGCGCCCGCGCCGTGAGAGGATCGGACCCCGGTGCGCGGCCGAGCCCGAGATCGATGCGGCCGGGATAGAGCGCATCGAGCGTTCCGAACTGTTCGGCGATCACCATGGGCGCATGGTTCGGCAGCATGATGCCGCCGGCGCCGACCCGGATTGTCGATGTGCCCTCGGCCACATAACCGATGGCAACGGCTGTCGCCGCCGAAGCGATGCCCGGCATGCCGTGATGTTCGGCCAGCCAGAAGCGCTTATAGCCGAGCCGCTCGGTATGGCGGGCAAGGTCGCGGCTGTTTCTGAGAGCGTCAGACGGGCCGGAGCCCTGGGTGACGGGGGCGAGATCGAGAACGGAGAACGGGATCATCCACCGCATGTAGGTAGCCCAATTGCCGCACTCAACGTTCGCGCCTTGCGTGCCGTGGCCTTTCGGTCATGCTGCTTTAGGGGCATGCGGGCGGCATGCGGGGCATGGCTAAGCGTATTTTCGATATCGCCATTATCGGCGGCGGGGTGAACGGCTGCGGCATTGCCCGCGATGCCGCCGGCCGCGGCTTTGCCGTTTATCTCTGCGAACAGAACGATCTGGCCTCCGGCACCTCCTCGGCCTCGACCAAACTGGTGCATGGCGGCCTGCGCTATCTCGAACAATACGAGTTCCGCCTGGTGCGCGAGGCGCTGCACGAGCGCGAGGTTCTCCTCAACATCGCGCCGCATATCGTCCGGCCTTTGCGCTTCATCCTTCCGCATCATGAAGGGCTTCGGCCGCGCTGGCTCCTGCGGCTCGGGCTTTTTCTCTACGACGCCCTCGGCGGGCGAAAGCGCCTGCCGCCTTCGCGCGCGATCGATCTCACGCGGTCGGTTGCAGGACGGCCGCTGAAGGACGTCTTTTCATCCGGCTTCGAATATTCCGATTGCTGGGTCGAGGATGCGCGGCTTGTCGTTCTGAACGCGGTCGACGCGAAAGCAAACGGCGCCAGCATCAATCCGCGCACCAAATGCGTCTCCGCCAAGCGCGACAAGGATTTGTGGCGCGTCGTCGTTGTCGGGCCGGACGGAAAGCGCCAGACGATCCATGCGCGCACGCTGGTTAATGCCGCGGGCCCATGGATTGGCGCCGTGCTGCACAAACAGATCAAGGCGAAAGCGGCCGCCCCTGTGCGGCTCGTCAAAGGCAGCCATATCGTCGTGCCGAAACTCTTCGGCCACGACCGCGCCTATATTTTTCAGAATGCCGACGGGCGCGTCGAATTCGCCATTCCCTTTGAAAAGCAGTTCACGCTGATCGGCACGACGGATCAGGATTTCCGCGGCGACCCGGCGGATGCGGCGGCTTCAAAAGCCGAGGTCGACTATCTCTGCCGCTCGGCGAGCGCCTATTTCGGCCAGCCGGTCAAACGCAAGGACGTGGTGTGGAGCTATTCGGGCGTGCGCCCGCTTTACGACGACGGCTCGAACAAGGCGCAGAACGCGACGCGCGATTATGTGCTGAAGCTCGAAGGCCAAAAGGGCGAAGCGCCGCTGCTCAATATTTTCGGCGGCAAGATCACGACCTATCGCCGGCTTGCCGAGGAGGCGATCGAAAAGCTCGAACCGCATCTTGGACGCACGCGCACCTGGACCTCACGGACGCCGCTGCCCGGCGGCAATTTCGCGCCCGGCCGCGCCCCACTCATGGCGCGTGACCTGAGAATGAGATTTCCGTTCCTGACGCCCTCGCTCGCCCACAGGCTGGTGAACAGCTACGGCACCCGCGCGCCGATGATTCTCGGCCACGCCCGGAGCATGCGTCATTTGGGGGAGAGTTTCGGGGCCGAGCTGACGGCCGCCGAGGTGCGGTATCTGACCGAGCAGGAATTTGCCGTCTCGAGCGAGGACATCCTGTGGCGCCGCTCGCGCCTTGGCCTTCATGTCACCAGCCGGGACAGGAAAGCCCTCGAGACCTATCTAAAGCGCCAGGCCTCGGCCCGGCCCGGCTCCCCGCCCAGCGACCGCTCACGGACTCGCCGGAGCAGCGCCAAAACGGGCGGCACAACTTAAAGGTGCTTTAAACGCACAAGAGCGGTCCTTACGGACCGCTCCGGGCTACCTTACTTAACTTGAACTCTCGTCCGGATTAGCGAGCGAACGCCGAGGCCGGAATGCCGAGAATCTTGAGGTCTTCCGAGGAAGGAACCCGATGATTGCGGGCGGCTTCACCAGCGCGCGAAGCAGCACCGGCATACTGGAAGAAGTGGAGGATGAAAGCGATCATGGTGTGTACCCCTTTTCTGTTGAAACGGAATATGCCGATTCCTTGCAGCTTGAGGTAGGGGCCTGGTATACCACCGGACATGCATCTACTGCATGACTGATGCAGCGAGCTATGCCATAGGTTAAAATCCGTTAATCAATTCAAACATAGCTCGGGGCATTTTCCGTCATCAGAAGGACACCGATCCGGCCTTCTGATTCGATCAGACTGCCCGTTCGACCCTCAGATCAGGTCCTTCAAAGCCGCCTCGATACGGGGCCTCGCCGAGGCCGGCGGGGGCAGAATGGGCAGCGGCGGCCGGGTTTTGGCGAGGCCCAGAATATCGGCGATCGCATACATGACCCGGAAGCTGCCGAACTCCCCGAACAGGGCCCAAAGCGGCTGGAATTGATCGTTCAGCCGCTTCGTCCCGGCGGCGTCTTTGGCCTGCGCCGCACGCGCCAGTCTCAAGGCCGGTACGGGAAGGAGCCCCGCAACCACGCTGTACCAGCAGTCCGCCCCCTGAAGCAGCGCCTCGGGCGAGCCCCAATCGCCGCTATAGCCGATGGCGAAATCCTTCGGCGTCTTCGCGCGGAGGCGCGCGATCTCGCCGGTAAAATCGCCGTCCGCGGGCAGCGGCATTTTGATCGCCGCGATGTTCGGCACCCCTGACAGCCGCGCGATCAGATCTTCGCTGAAGACGAATTTCGTCGTGCCGGGATTGTTGTAAATACAGAGCGGCAGCGAGGCCGCGGAGGCGACCGAGGAAAAGTGCTGAAAGACTTCTTCCTCCATCAGCGGCGTATAGGATACGGGCGCCAGAAGTAGCCCGTCCGCGCCGGCCTCCGCCGCATCCCGCGCCAGATGCTGCGCCTGATCGGTGCGCAGAACGCCGGCACCGACAATGATCGGCATGCGCCCGCCGACGCATTTTACCGCCGCAACAACGGCGCGCTTTCTCTCCTCGCGCGACAGGAACGCGTACGCACCGGTCGAGCCGAGAAGGCCGATGGAGTCCGCACCGCTCGCGACAATGCGTTCGAGCAGTGCGCACAGCGCATCGGTATCGACGCGCCCGTCATCATCTGCGGGCGTCAGGGGAAAAGCGGACAGGCCGTGAAACAGGCTCAAAGCAGCACCTCGCTTGAGGGCTTATGCCATGGAGCGAAAGGCGGCGACTAGTAGAGAGAGATTAGTAGAGAGAGGCGGGAGCCTGACCGGGCGCGGGTGTCGTCGCAACCGCCGGCGGCTGTGCCGGAACTGCAGCCGGGGCCGGAGCGGCGACCGGTGCGGGAGCTGCAACGGCCGAAGGAGAAGCTGTCGTCGGCGGCGCCAGCGGCTGCTGCGTCACCGGCAAATCAGGCTGAAATACAGGGACGGGCGAGGGACCGGCAGTAGCACCGCCATGCGCATCGGCAATCGCCTGTGTGACGATCTCCTGCACACCCTTGTCGGCGAGGAAGGTGTCGTGGCGCAAAAACCCGCCCATGCCCGACGCATCGACGACGCGAAGACCCAGCTTTTCGAGAACTGCCGTCTCGGTGCGGCCGACGCGCTTTGCGCCGGTGAGACCTGCGGACACGGCGAGAGCGCGGTCGTCCTTGGCGCTGATCACCGTCATATTGCGGTGCATACCGCCGAGGCGGCGGACGGAGGCCGAGAAGCTGTCGACATCGATATCCGGCGCAGCGAAGACGATGGCGCCGAAGCGGCTCATATTGCCCTTCTTGCTGCTCTGCAGCTGACGCAGCGATTCGACCGTCAGCATGGCGCCCATGCTGTGCGCAACGATATGCACGCGCCCGACCGTCGGATCGGACAGAAGTGCGTCGAGCATGTCTTCCAGCGCGTCGCGCGACCATAGGGCGCTTTCGCGATCGGCAACATAATCGAAGACGCTGTCGCGCGACGGCCAGCTGAACAACACGGTGTCACCGCGGAATTTCAGCGCATCGGAGAGGCGCGCCGCATCGAGCGCCGCGCGTTCGAAATTCGCGTTGAAGCCGTGAACATAAAGCAGCACATCGCGCGTGCCGCCGGCATTGTCGGCAAGGTCCGAGGCCGAGATCGGCTCGACCTGCGTAATCGTCCAGCTGCCCGAGCTGGAGGCGAGCGAAAAACGCCCGGCATTGTAGGGCGAGGCGAGCCTGACCCGGACCATGCTGGCATCGGCGCGCTCGGCGCCGAACCAGGGCGTTTTCGCGCCCGCGGATTTCCGCGTCGTGACGGCGGTAAGCTCGCCGGTTTCGGCAATGTCGGACGGATACGTCTTCGCCGCCGAGGAGGCTCCACCCGTGCCCTGGCAGCCGCCAAGAAGGACGGCCGCAAACAGAAGCGCGGAAAGACGGGAAACCGGGACAGAGAGCATAAAACGCGGACCTGGCCCCGGATGCGGAGCCAGCCTCAGAACGAGAGAAGTCGGATGGGAATTTTGTGCCAGCCAATCAAGGCGATGACAGGGCCAAAACGTTAAAAAGGCCCGTCTCGCGGACCGGACGGCGACAGGATATGAATTTGCTCGAGGGAGCTAACCGCGTGCCGCTCATCCGGCTTTTCATTTCCGACGTCGACGGCACATTGGTCCGCCATGACAAAAGCCTCACGGATGCGACCGTGGCCGCCTTCGGACGCCTGCGGGCGGCGGGGATAAAATCCACCCTGATCAGCGCCCGGCCGCCAAGCGGAATCCTGCATCTTGCCGAGGCGCTGGCCATCGACGGCCCACTCGGCGCGTTCAACGGCGGCACGCTGGTACGGCGCGACGGCACTGTGTCGGATGTTGAACGGCTCGATCCGGATCTGGTGGCGAAACTGCTGGCGGTCATGACCCGGCCCGGTATCGATATCTGGCTGTTCTCGGGCGGTCTCTGGTATGCGCGCACGGATGATAATCCGCACACTCCCCGCGAAATCCTCTCCGCCGGCGTGAAGCCGACGCTCCGCCCCATCGCGGAGATGCCGGTGCGCGCGGTCGACAAGATCGTCGGCGTCAGCGATGACGCGGCACTTCTCATTGAGGTCGAAGCGGACGCCAAAGCCGCGGCCGGCGGCCGCGCCACCATCGCCCGCTCGCAGGCTTACTTTCTCGATGTCACCGCGGTGAAGGCGAACAAAGGCGACGGCGTCACCGCCCTCGCCCGCGTCTGTGGCGTGCCGCTCGATGAGGTCGCGGTCATCGGCGATCAGGCGAACGATCTGCCGATGTTCGCCAAAGCCGGGGTGTCGATCGCCATGGGACAGGCGCCGGACGCGGTGAAGGCCGCCGCCGATGCCGTCACGGCGTCGAACGATGAGGATGGAGTGGCCGTGGCCATCGACCGGATTCTGGGCGGCGGGCTGGAACGCAAAGGGCCCGGCTTTTGACCGGGCCCTTCTAAATTCAAGACACTTCTGCGCGGGATCACTCCCAGCTCAGCGCGCCGCCGTTCTGATATTCGATCACGCGCGTCTCGAAGAAGTTCTTTTCCTTCTTGAGGTCCATGACTTCGCTCATCCACGGGAACGGGTTTTCCGTTTCCGGGAAGACCGGCGCAAGGCCGATCTGCGCGCAGCGCCGATTGGCGATGAAGTGCATATACTGCTCGCAGAGCTGGGCGTTGAGGCCCAGGAACCCGCGCGGCATCGTATCGCGACCGTAGGCGGCTTCGAGTTCCGCCGCCGTGCGGATCATGTCGCGCACTTCTTCCTGGAACGCCTTCGTCCACAGATGCGGGTTTTCGATCTTGATCTGGTTGATCACGTCGATGCCGAAGTTCAGATGGATGCTCTCGTCGCGCAGGATGTACTGATACTGCTCGGCGATGCCGACCATCTTGTTGCGGCGGCCGAGCGACAGGATCTGCGCAAAGCCCGTGTAGAACCACATGCCTTCGAACACGACATAGAACGCCACGAGATCGCGCAGGAACTGCTGATCGTTCTCGGTGGTGCCGGTCTTGAACTCCGGATTGTCGAGAGCCTGCGTGTGCTTCAGCGCCCAGGCCGCCTTGTCGGTGATCGAGGGCACTTCGCGGTACATGTTGAAGAGCTCGCCCTCATCGAGGCCGAGCGATTCGACGATGTACTGGAAGGTGTGCGTATGCACCGCCTCCTCGAACGCCTGACGCAAGAGATACTGGCGGCATTCCGGGTTCGTCAGATGGCGGTAGATCGCCAGCACGATGTTGTTCGCGACCAGAGATTCGGAGGCCGCGAAGAAACCGAGATTGCGCTTGATCGCCAGACGCTCGTCTTCGGTGAGACCGTCGCGCGACTTCCACAGCGCGATATCGGCCTGCATCGACACTTCGGTCGGCATCCAGTGATTGTTGCAGCCCGAGAGATATTTCTCCCACGCCCATTTATATTTGAGCGGCAAAAGCTGGTTCACGTCGGCACGGCAATTGATCATCGCCTTGTCGTCGACGGACACGCGTCCGCCGCCGCGATCGATCTCGCCGAGACCGGTCGCGTCTCCGGCCGGCTCATTCTTCGCACCGAAAGCCGGATGCAGCGTCTTCGCCGGGTCGTCTTTCTTCGGCGTGGTTTCGGACCAATCAAGCATACAAATCTCTCCTCAAAACTTTTCCGCGCCGAGACTTACTGGCAGGCTTCGCATTCGGGGTTGTCGATCGAGCAGGCCTTGCCGACTTCGATGAACTCGGCCGCCGGAGCCGCCGTGACCGCGCTTGCGGAAACGGCGTTGAGCTTGCCGTCGGTGCCCTTCAGCGTCGACTTCTCGACATGCGTTGCCGAGCGCGAGCGCAGA
Above is a window of Terrihabitans soli DNA encoding:
- a CDS encoding c-type cytochrome, with protein sequence MRVFKLLIATGLIAAGATAVLAQDLAADREATMKKVGGAFGAVNKMNRGQSPYDGAAAAEAFTTISTSAKHFATLFPADGKAAGRSLPSIWEKKADFDARVEKLASSSAAAATEAAKGEAEFKAAFATIGPQCGSCHETYRGEKP
- a CDS encoding LLM class flavin-dependent oxidoreductase: MIPFSVLDLAPVTQGSGPSDALRNSRDLARHTERLGYKRFWLAEHHGMPGIASAATAVAIGYVAEGTSTIRVGAGGIMLPNHAPMVIAEQFGTLDALYPGRIDLGLGRAPGSDPLTARALRRDLKSDPNAFPQDVIELMAYFRHAEPVRAVPGYGARVPIYILGSSLFGAQVAAALGLPYAFASHFAPAEMMEAIALYRESFQPSAELEKPYVMLGFNMFAAESDEEAHLLMSSRDQAFVALRTGNPGLLMPPVENYRENLDPRAKAMLQTVLSATAVGNYETVKRQTEEFIAKTRADELILTAQIFDHDKRKRSYEIAARLMDLKSAA
- the glpD gene encoding glycerol-3-phosphate dehydrogenase, with the translated sequence MAKRIFDIAIIGGGVNGCGIARDAAGRGFAVYLCEQNDLASGTSSASTKLVHGGLRYLEQYEFRLVREALHEREVLLNIAPHIVRPLRFILPHHEGLRPRWLLRLGLFLYDALGGRKRLPPSRAIDLTRSVAGRPLKDVFSSGFEYSDCWVEDARLVVLNAVDAKANGASINPRTKCVSAKRDKDLWRVVVVGPDGKRQTIHARTLVNAAGPWIGAVLHKQIKAKAAAPVRLVKGSHIVVPKLFGHDRAYIFQNADGRVEFAIPFEKQFTLIGTTDQDFRGDPADAAASKAEVDYLCRSASAYFGQPVKRKDVVWSYSGVRPLYDDGSNKAQNATRDYVLKLEGQKGEAPLLNIFGGKITTYRRLAEEAIEKLEPHLGRTRTWTSRTPLPGGNFAPGRAPLMARDLRMRFPFLTPSLAHRLVNSYGTRAPMILGHARSMRHLGESFGAELTAAEVRYLTEQEFAVSSEDILWRRSRLGLHVTSRDRKALETYLKRQASARPGSPPSDRSRTRRSSAKTGGTT
- a CDS encoding dihydrodipicolinate synthase family protein, whose protein sequence is MSLFHGLSAFPLTPADDDGRVDTDALCALLERIVASGADSIGLLGSTGAYAFLSREERKRAVVAAVKCVGGRMPIIVGAGVLRTDQAQHLARDAAEAGADGLLLAPVSYTPLMEEEVFQHFSSVASAASLPLCIYNNPGTTKFVFSEDLIARLSGVPNIAAIKMPLPADGDFTGEIARLRAKTPKDFAIGYSGDWGSPEALLQGADCWYSVVAGLLPVPALRLARAAQAKDAAGTKRLNDQFQPLWALFGEFGSFRVMYAIADILGLAKTRPPLPILPPPASARPRIEAALKDLI
- a CDS encoding alpha/beta hydrolase; the encoded protein is MLSVPVSRLSALLFAAVLLGGCQGTGGASSAAKTYPSDIAETGELTAVTTRKSAGAKTPWFGAERADASMVRVRLASPYNAGRFSLASSSGSWTITQVEPISASDLADNAGGTRDVLLYVHGFNANFERAALDAARLSDALKFRGDTVLFSWPSRDSVFDYVADRESALWSRDALEDMLDALLSDPTVGRVHIVAHSMGAMLTVESLRQLQSSKKGNMSRFGAIVFAAPDIDVDSFSASVRRLGGMHRNMTVISAKDDRALAVSAGLTGAKRVGRTETAVLEKLGLRVVDASGMGGFLRHDTFLADKGVQEIVTQAIADAHGGATAGPSPVPVFQPDLPVTQQPLAPPTTASPSAVAAPAPVAAPAPAAVPAQPPAVATTPAPGQAPASLY
- a CDS encoding Cof-type HAD-IIB family hydrolase translates to MNLLEGANRVPLIRLFISDVDGTLVRHDKSLTDATVAAFGRLRAAGIKSTLISARPPSGILHLAEALAIDGPLGAFNGGTLVRRDGTVSDVERLDPDLVAKLLAVMTRPGIDIWLFSGGLWYARTDDNPHTPREILSAGVKPTLRPIAEMPVRAVDKIVGVSDDAALLIEVEADAKAAAGGRATIARSQAYFLDVTAVKANKGDGVTALARVCGVPLDEVAVIGDQANDLPMFAKAGVSIAMGQAPDAVKAAADAVTASNDEDGVAVAIDRILGGGLERKGPGF
- a CDS encoding ribonucleotide-diphosphate reductase subunit beta, which gives rise to MLDWSETTPKKDDPAKTLHPAFGAKNEPAGDATGLGEIDRGGGRVSVDDKAMINCRADVNQLLPLKYKWAWEKYLSGCNNHWMPTEVSMQADIALWKSRDGLTEDERLAIKRNLGFFAASESLVANNIVLAIYRHLTNPECRQYLLRQAFEEAVHTHTFQYIVESLGLDEGELFNMYREVPSITDKAAWALKHTQALDNPEFKTGTTENDQQFLRDLVAFYVVFEGMWFYTGFAQILSLGRRNKMVGIAEQYQYILRDESIHLNFGIDVINQIKIENPHLWTKAFQEEVRDMIRTAAELEAAYGRDTMPRGFLGLNAQLCEQYMHFIANRRCAQIGLAPVFPETENPFPWMSEVMDLKKEKNFFETRVIEYQNGGALSWE